The Gossypium hirsutum isolate 1008001.06 chromosome A13, Gossypium_hirsutum_v2.1, whole genome shotgun sequence nucleotide sequence tctaaaatttttgtttgtacCATGTTTGctatcatataaaaaatttcagGTAGAGGGAGGTTGGATAATTGACGGACAAAAACGCTGGATAGGAAACAGCACTTTTGCTGATGTGTTGGTTATTTTTGCCAGGAATACCACAACCAATCAGATAAATGGGTAAATGAAATAGTATGTAAGAAAGACATTGAAAAGAATTTAGCATTTGGTCGTAAACACAAGCGCCATCTAATAGTCAATAAATACACATGCTTGTATATTCACTAGAAACTAGGAAGTATTTACAAACATATATAGAATGAAAAGCCAAATCAACAATTCAGTTGAGAATTTTTACTCAAGTACCATTAAGGGCTTAATGATCTTGAAGAGGTGGAAATGTTCAAACCTGGTTATCATTTCAAGAAGGGGCGAGGAAGATATTTAGGGCTTTTTGTCCATTTTGATTTTATGTTAGGATTTTAAAGAACTTAAATGAAGTCATAATTTTCAAAGTTTACATTATTGTAACCTAGCAGAGAAAGAAGCAATAATAATGCAAATAAAAAGGTGGCTAGATTCAGTATTCATTGCATGCTCTTTTTCCTTAAAATGGGATGCTTCTGCCATCTGTTTCAGATATATTGTTAAGAAGAATTCCCCTGGACTGAAAGCTACAAAAATAGCAAACAAGATTGGAGTGCGAATTGTGCAAAATGGTGATATTCTCTTAAAGAATGTCTTTGTTCCTGATGAGGACCGATTACCTGGTCTAAACTCATTTCTAGATACAAACAAGGTTTGTTCAAATAGCCTGTTTGAGATAATGATAGCATCTCAGCTCATATTTCTGCTTGCTAATTGGTTGATAATCTGTGGTCAGTGGTAGGATTTAACCTTTTCTATTTTATGTTGGTGCCTTTCAATATATCCTGTGGGATTTTTATGCTTTATTCATGAAATTGTGATCTGTCACCATGGAAAAGCAGGTACTGGCTGTTTCACGAGTAATGGTTGCGTGGCAACCTATTGGCATATCAATGGGTGTCTATGACATGTGTTTGAGGTATTGCAATCGGTGCTGTTATTCTCAATTTGAAGAATGACATATCAAGCATGTAAGGTAACCTGTTTTGCATTTGCTTTGATGTAGGTATCTGAAGGAGAGGAAACAGTTTGGAGCTCCATTGGCAGCATTTCAACTTAACCAACAGAAACTTTCTCTAATGCTAGGTAATATTCAAGCAATGACCCTTGTTGGTTGGCGCCTTTGCAAATTGTATGATAAGGGTAAAATGACTCCTGGTCATGCTAGCTTGGGAAAGGTATAAACATTTTAAGATATGTAAAACATTTCATACGAGGTTTCACTCTGAATTAGGTAAGCCCTGACAAACTTTTATGGTCTTCAGTCATGGATCACATTGAGGGCAAGAGAGACAGTCGCGCTTGGGAGGGAATTACTTGGTGGCAATGGAATTCTGGCTGATTTTCATGTTGCAAAGGTTATCGTTCTCTGCTTTCAAAACAAAATCACGTATTTATATCTTCATGGTAGAATATATCTGTTGGTTAATCAGGATGCAGTTTGACAAACCTAATCCAAACCTGAGATCCTCCCAATTGTCTATCAAGTATATAATGAACAGTTATTAGATGTCTTCCTTTGGGAAGTTGGTATACTTAAGATTTGGTCCTTATTGTCATCCAGATTTAAAGAAAAATTCCTTATAGAAAGTTTTCCGTTGTTGGTGTCACCATTCCATGCAGGCATTCTGTGATATGGAACCCATTTATACATATGAAGGCACGTATGATATCAACAGCTTGGTAACTGGTAGGGAAATCACTGGTTTTGCCAGCTTTAAGGCACCTGGGATGAGCAAGCAGAGCCGCCTGTAATCCTGGACTTTCTTCTCTATTCTAGGAGGAGATTTCTtcagttacgggtaaaagaaGGCTGTGTATTGGCACTTGTGAATAGGTGAAGGGAAATGAATATTATGAGCTCTAACGTCCAATTTATTTGGGATCTGAATAAATTTACGTAGCTTCTCTGTAAAAAGCTTGTTTAGAGAATAATGAAGCGATTATATTGTGTACTATATGTAGTAATAAtggataatattattttatcatttttaataattgaatcattaattgataaatttatataatttatatttatcatttctAAAACGAGTACGGGTCTCTAGAGTACCAATTCTCCCAATTAAGGTATCGCAATGCACAGCAGCAAAACTAATTACTCATCGAATCTCACCGTGGATGATTTTGCGCTCTCCTTGGGTAATAATGGCAAATACTCTCCGTTTCTTGACCTGTTACCACTAAACATTTGGAGGCTGTTGAACCCAAGTGATGTTGCCAGATATCAAGTGAAGCAGTTTTACCATAACATGACCTCCCAAGTTTGAACAAACTAGATACAGAAAAACCTGAACAATAACAAAGCCAAATTGAGTAAGCTACTTCCATTTTTCTTCAAtacttccatttttcatcaatgCCAATGCCAACTTGGTGGATTGGTAAGAATTGAAGCATGTTCTATGTTCAAAAACTCATAGATGGTTCATGCTCAAAGTTCATATAATCCACCCACCTTTTGACGTCTGATTCAATTTAGTCACCATCTAATTTGATTTCCCTTCCATGATGAGTAGAAATGTGATATAGATTATTCACCTTGAACATCTGGTCAGTAAACAATCAATTCCAGCACATCCTATAAAATAGACCACCAAAATCAGTTTTGAATCATCAAGAAAGAGACTAGAAGGAAATGATATTCTAGGGGAGTATAAGAAGATAATGTGCCAAGTACTTGTTATACGTAATTACCTTGCAATAAAAAGGTGTCGACTACAAACAAGGTCCATCTCACTAAGTGAATCACTTTGCTAAACAAGACTTGCTCAGACTAGACTATCAGAAATTACAATGTTGCTAATGTAGGCTTCGCTTAATTGACTTTAAAGAAACCACAATCACATCTAATAACTCCAAGGCCAATTCACCAGGATGATGACATCAACTCACATTTTGTTGCACCCTAACGAAGCTTTTCACGGCCTTAAGATTGAACTTGCACCATAGGGTGATCATTCAATCAGGGCCCATGTTAAAGTCCCAAACCCTTATAAATAGGACCTCCCTCAGTAGTAAGTAGTAAGTAAGCTAAGTGGCTCTTGGCACCACTATGGTGTGAATTGTAATAATTTATGCGATAcatatgatatttattaattattgttatatattatctaataattaataatgattcaataatttatttaaaattaaatttaattcattagttGATGAGAATCGTTTCTAAATAGTTATATTACATGAATTATGCCTATTTGAATAATTAATACTCTTCAAAAGGACATGTTACGAAGAGACGTGTTTATGAAAGTTTGCTATTAATGTTCTATTAATAATGAATATGGTCCTTTCTCTATCTCATTAGAAAATCATACACATTCTCCATGGGTAttgtatttttaaagttttagagATTAAGTGagaaaaattatagtttcaatTTCTACAACAAAAGGTGGTCTTATTCTTCCTCGAAGTGCATCATGGAAAAAGGTACACTCTTCTTGAATTGGATGTAAATATGATGAAATCATAAGATCGTTAGCtttataattatgtttaattatttaaatgaataaataacttAATTTACATTTGATATTAGAGCATTGTTAAAGAATTTATGGTTTTATTGTCATAATTAGTGAGAGAGAAAGGGGAGGGGGGAGAGAGATAGAGCGTGTGTGTGTTTAGAAATTTAACATACTTTTACCTAGTTTATTTGTAACACGCCAAACTCGACCCAATATTTAGATTTGAGTATGATGTGTCACTACTTAAAATCAAATTAACTTCAAAAAATTTTGGTAGAAACTTTATATAATTCTTACAAAGTTATAGATATAAACTATATTATAATTGTTGCTTTACTAAAGTTTAAATCAAATCATTAACAATTTATAATAATGTTCAAACTATATGGAGTATAAGTTCAGATAGAATAATTTCACTAAacaaaatgtaaaactttaagtCTAAACtttgatatttaataaagatatgaTAAAAACAGAGTCTCAACAAAGCATAAGTTCTTTATACAAATTATTTCCAAAATAGATTTAGATGCCACCCCCATGAGTCATGCAAGATACATAACAGAACATTCAACTCACAAGAAGTAGCACTCTGGCGTAGTCCTTCAATCAAAGTTTTCCTTCAGTTAGCAAGTCTGAGAAGAAAAGGTAACAGAGTGagttcatacgaacttagtgagttacaaaaaggaaattatacataaaattaCTGATAGCACAACTGAACCTTTCTGAGGGACTTACACACATCAAACATAGTACGCCCAATGGTGCATACAGAATACAAATAGACTTAGTACGCCAACTTACTTATCACTTAGGCGTATACTGTACACCAATTTAACACAACTCAGACAACCTATCTTCATGCCAACCACGTAGCTAGAATTCATAATCAGAAGCATATCATACaatctcattcacatacattctcCCTCTTAACTCCACATATAATTTTCATTTAGAATAACATGATTTATCATGATTTGCCAATCCGGTTTGCAATATAGTTGCCCTACCTGAGGCTTCATAAACATATCTCCTCATCTCCATCACCACATATTAaatcatatcatacatatcagaaGTAGGTGGTAGTGGCCCAAGCATGAAGGAAGGATGTCACTTACTTCATATCATAGACAAACTGAACTTATATAGTGACTCTAGATAACCATTATCCGTTCATACTCTTTTCATCCATTACAAAGTAAGAATACTTACCTTACATGGATTATAAAAGACTGAAACTACAATACATGGAAGTAAGAAAGAACCCACCAGAAACTCTTACAAAATCTACAAAGTAGGTCCTTTGCCTTTATCACTTGGACCTTCATCAGCTTCTTAAGCTAAAAGAAAGATAGTTATACATATCATATCATCAATTTGTCAAATCTAATCCTGCATGCAAGAATCAACCACACTTAATCAAGAATTAGAAAGTTTCCTTCATCACATACTATTTTAACATCTATGCATGTAGaacaaaaaacacataaataactTAGAGGATAACCTAGGGTCCATCAGTAATTACCAGTTAGCTAGTACTAATGTATAAGTTAGCTGAATATTGTGAACCTTCACTTTCAAGAAGTTTTCTAAACTTAAGTTTTCAAAAAGATTCATAAgaaatcaagaaagaagaagaaaacataaAGGTGTTTGAAAATACCAACGCtatccttatatacttaagcaCAGAGACAAGGATTAgtgaaaaaatcaaataattctaCTAACACTCTTGATTCTCGTGATTAAGTGcacttaacataatttaagtCTTATCATCTATGGTAGTCTAGTTCCATTCTAATTAAATCTCAACTTAATtgatagtaaaatattaaaataataaaaaaacctaaaCAACTACGAAATTAACGAGTTCACCCAAAGCCTCTAGGTTGGATGGATACTTAATAGAAGAGTTTGCCAAACCTTAGAGCTCACCAAACTAGGAGTTCGTCAAATGGCGCAATACACAGAATTTTATACTTAGCCAATACAACACTTTacttactcatatatatatccTTATTTTACCAGCTATATGCCAAATAGTAACCAAACACAAAGAATTTTCCCAgcgggctattacaattctcccccacttagaaaattttgtcctcaaaattcaGACCTATGAATAGCTGAGGATACTACTCTTTCATTGAAATTTCTCTTTCCCAAGTAGCCTTTTCTGTATTATGATTTCTCCATCATACTTTCactgtaataccccctacccgtattcatttcCAGCccatttataaatatctaaccttccctgcaatattaaatcgagatcaatccacatcaaccaaaccaattccaacatattttcaagataaattcatgcatatttataagataacatcatcacatacccaaaaccaggtttgttaaccatactaatggccaactttacattcatttcacgttaacatttagtttattagcttatacatgccatttatttccaaaataaagtttctttatatatcgaaatcctgaggttgatagtgtgatctgtctccgaccaaatccgacctccgagctcttaacactacaaaacaggggaaaaggaaacagggtaagcactttgtgcttagtaagctcatgtaacaagaattatacttacctaatattttcaatacaatacaataaacattcatatatccattgaatgcattattaccctaacatgcacaaactcaacattcaagttagtacaacaatttccatgtaccaataatatatactatgattgataagctcatcaataccatgatttccatttccttatatattttttttcatatttgtcccattgaatttcttggaatttttgatggattttcagaggtacaattttagtgtacatttctgggtccgtcaattcatattcatgtgcgcacatttccatttcagagagcacactcccgcgaacctcatccttacagcgggattaccagtccaggctaaatcccctgtaatataaactcatagagtattgtcgggattaccagtccaggctaaatcccctgcaacgacaattactctaatgagcttagatttgaattactagtccaggctaaattcagaccctaattcggattacctatccgggctaaatccattttccacatattcttcgggagggctatatcaggataggatcacccgtctgggctagatcctttttaccgtcaattccttttcggagatccatcgaaatttcctttcattcaactgggatttcttcccctttttatcaactatatcaatgtttcataaattttcatacaatgaactttcaaatcatattcacatcaataacatacatttcaagcatttaagaatataattcaagttacatgaacttactaagcacaaagtgcttaccctatttccttttcccctgttttgtagtgttaagagctcggaggtcggatttggtcggagacacatcacactatcaacctcaggattttggtatataaagaaactttattttggaaatcaatggcatgtataagctaataaagtaaatgttaacgtgaaatgaatgtaaagttggCCATTAGtaggttaacaaacctggttttggatatgtgatgacgttatcttataaatatgcatgaatttatcttgaaaatatgttggaattggtttggttgatgtggattgatctcaatttaatattgcagggaaggttagatatttataaaggggctatattgaataaaaaaatcgtaaactccggtaatacctcgtaccctattaatatcccgaattagggcgtaatcagaatagtggttttgtgaccacaaatctgaggtagaaaaatttattttattatcattttaaggtctatggcatgatttcatgatagcgtgaaaatttcgtttagaaattttatcgatagagggtccaatttgatatttaggactaaattgcaaaacttgtaaaatgtgtgttctagttcacaaagggaTTAAGTatttgtgagtaatgggtttttaaagtggatgtgcttggatagtaattataccattatactagtaatacctaaaggaagataaaacaccttagtttttaattaagggcattttggtcatttagttattaaaatgaattaaaaacaaaattaaaagccaatttttgtctatcttcttcattaggtcgaaatttcaagggttctccatagctagggtttgtttcaagcttccaagctccatagtaagtgattccaagccccgtttctaatgttctttacgtttttggaatcccggtagctcgatttagcttatgctaacaataagtcaacctagggttcatatttggaataatatccacaggtgaaatttgtgtattttggtgttttacgatagaatatgaggttttaaattatggtAGACAACTTGTgttactcggttttaagtgaaaacgagtaaaagggcttaatcggtaaaaatacctaatagtcataagtacatgttagagtgtgaatttgatgttgccatagaagggaaaaatgatcaccatgtcataaaacataagaaaataggatgaggtttaatttacgagccttggggaaaaagtgcaaatatgtgaaattttaggggaaaaatggtaattttgccaaagttcgtactaagggctgttttgatgaatgtatgtattaaataaaattaatttggcattatagatcaagagaaacgagattcaagttgtgatcgagggaaaaacaaagtttacgaggaataggctcgattgctaaaattttgtatcgaggtaagttcatgtgtaaataaggtaacataatttttattttaagtgtttaatgttatttatatgacatgatacttattatcatgaaatatgatgttttgtaaattattatttggtgatatgcaaattatgtgaacaacttgataagtatgagatgttagcaagtatcgatttctatattctgaagaaggcgatcgaaatgtgtaattgaaaagaatcccgttcgaaccttgggaat carries:
- the LOC107893796 gene encoding acyl-coenzyme A oxidase 4, peroxisomal, yielding MILPSKFQDETEKSDKSSPPLDVSVAFPQATPASVFPPSVSDYYRFDDLLSPEEKTLRMKVREFMEKEVAPIMAEYWEKAEFPFQILPKLADLGIAGFNTEGYGSPGLSITTSAIANAEIARVDASFSTFLLVHSVGMLTIASCGSEEQKQKYLPSLAQLKTIACWALTEPEYGSDASAVNTTARKVEGGWIIDGQKRWIGNSTFADVLVIFARNTTTNQINGYIVKKNSPGLKATKIANKIGVRIVQNGDILLKNVFVPDEDRLPGLNSFLDTNKVLAVSRVMVAWQPIGISMGVYDMCLRYLKERKQFGAPLAAFQLNQQKLSLMLGNIQAMTLVGWRLCKLYDKGKMTPGHASLGKSWITLRARETVALGRELLGGNGILADFHVAKAFCDMEPIYTYEGTYDINSLVTGREITGFASFKAPGMSKQSRL